Proteins co-encoded in one Patescibacteria group bacterium genomic window:
- a CDS encoding lytic murein transglycosylase codes for MIKFKKFNKLFSISIAILIVLNFIPLKTGFVFAEVSGDSNAQEQEAEAKLKELESKISQYRDAISQNQQKTKSLKTEIAILDDEIESAQLEIQRIDLLIEKMDKQINQKEKSIREIERQVDLEKTTMAELIREIRKYDDTSLLETILSMGKLSDFLSEMRSLENFQEQTYNKFKRIIELKSGLEQEKEDLTNEKEEHASLKARQSEQRAFLEGKKKQKKTLLDQTKGQENLFNQLVKKTQLDIEAVKNRLYFLQGLSGDGSLRFEDAYKYAKFASIYTGVRPAFLLAILSRESDLGKNIGKGSWRVDMKSSQQKYYLQICSELGIDPDKYPVSKKVWYGWGGAMGPAQMMPATWLGYKARITAITNNDPPSPWNTKDAFVASALYLANKGADQQTSAAEWKAAMMYLAGTNWQKASLSFYGNQVMAIAKQFQEQIDILEKG; via the coding sequence ATGATTAAGTTTAAAAAATTTAACAAATTATTTTCTATTTCAATAGCTATTTTAATAGTTCTTAATTTTATCCCGTTAAAAACGGGATTTGTTTTTGCCGAAGTTTCAGGGGATTCGAATGCACAGGAGCAGGAAGCAGAAGCAAAATTAAAAGAGCTTGAATCGAAAATTTCCCAATATCGCGATGCAATCAGCCAAAATCAGCAAAAAACCAAATCTTTGAAAACCGAGATTGCGATTTTAGATGACGAAATAGAATCAGCGCAATTAGAAATCCAGAGAATAGATTTATTAATAGAAAAAATGGACAAACAAATAAATCAGAAAGAAAAATCAATCAGGGAAATTGAAAGGCAGGTTGATTTGGAAAAAACAACTATGGCCGAGCTTATACGAGAGATCAGGAAATACGACGATACTTCCCTTTTAGAAACAATCTTATCTATGGGCAAGTTATCCGACTTCCTTTCAGAAATGCGTTCTTTGGAGAATTTTCAGGAACAGACATATAATAAATTTAAAAGAATTATAGAGTTAAAATCCGGACTGGAACAGGAAAAGGAAGATTTAACTAACGAAAAAGAGGAACATGCTTCTTTAAAAGCCAGGCAAAGCGAACAAAGGGCGTTCTTGGAAGGCAAAAAAAAGCAAAAAAAGACTTTACTAGATCAGACAAAAGGCCAGGAAAATCTTTTCAATCAATTAGTTAAAAAAACACAGCTTGATATTGAGGCCGTGAAAAATAGGCTTTATTTTCTGCAAGGTTTGTCAGGAGACGGTTCTCTGCGTTTTGAGGATGCTTACAAATATGCAAAATTTGCTTCGATTTATACAGGAGTAAGGCCGGCGTTTCTTCTGGCAATTTTGAGTAGGGAATCGGATTTAGGAAAGAATATTGGCAAAGGCAGCTGGCGTGTTGATATGAAGTCGAGCCAGCAGAAATATTATTTGCAGATTTGCAGCGAATTGGGCATTGACCCGGATAAATATCCGGTTTCCAAAAAAGTGTGGTATGGCTGGGGCGGAGCAATGGGTCCAGCGCAGATGATGCCGGCAACCTGGCTCGGATACAAGGCGAGAATAACGGCAATAACCAATAATGATCCGCCGTCTCCGTGGAATACTAAAGATGCTTTTGTAGCTTCAGCATTGTATCTGGCGAACAAGGGAGCAGACCAGCAAACCAGCGCTGCTGAATGGAAAGCAGCAATGATGTATTTAGCCGGCACAAACTGGCAAAAAGCATCTTTGTCTTTTTATGGCAACCAGGTAATGGCTATTGCCAAGCAATTTCAAGAGCAGATAGATATACTTGAGAAGGGATAG
- a CDS encoding 50S ribosomal protein L25 — MELEIKAQQRERVGKDLQSLRKEGIIPAVVYGPGHKSISLQVNYEELKKVFEQAGESTLIKLKIGNEAKNVLIHDFAKDPITGRFIHVDFYHVRMDKVIKAEVPLIFEGEAPAVKILEGVLVKNINHVEVEALPKDLPREIKVDISVLDSFDKQIRAKDLKLPQGVKIDLGLEEMIVSVVPPRKEEEIKPVEEKPAEVVEPELAGEKSAEKSAEKPND; from the coding sequence ATGGAATTAGAGATAAAAGCCCAACAAAGAGAAAGGGTTGGAAAGGATTTGCAATCCCTCCGCAAGGAAGGGATTATTCCTGCCGTGGTTTACGGTCCAGGACATAAGTCGATTTCATTACAGGTTAATTATGAAGAACTGAAAAAAGTTTTTGAACAGGCAGGGGAGAGTACGCTTATAAAACTCAAAATTGGAAATGAAGCAAAAAATGTTTTAATCCATGATTTTGCCAAAGACCCGATTACCGGCAGATTTATCCATGTTGATTTTTACCATGTGAGAATGGATAAAGTTATTAAAGCTGAAGTGCCTTTGATTTTTGAAGGCGAGGCGCCGGCAGTAAAAATACTGGAAGGAGTTTTAGTTAAAAATATTAATCATGTGGAAGTTGAAGCATTACCTAAGGACTTACCTCGTGAAATTAAAGTTGATATTTCCGTTTTGGATTCTTTTGACAAACAGATAAGGGCAAAAGATTTGAAACTGCCACAAGGCGTAAAAATTGATCTTGGATTAGAAGAAATGATTGTTTCTGTTGTTCCGCCAAGGAAAGAGGAAGAAATCAAACCTGTAGAGGAAAAACCAGCAGAAGTTGTTGAGCCGGAATTAGCCGGGGAAAAGTCAGCAGAAAAATCAGCAGAGAAACCAAATGATTAA
- a CDS encoding class II fructose-bisphosphate aldolase, which yields MKPIEIMEKAHIGRYAIGQFNISTDEQITAVIEAAKNLNSPVIIGTSEGERDFIGVDQVVALVKTWREETGLPIILNADHCKDFNSAKEVIDAGYDSVHFDGSKLPFKENIEITERVMEYAKSVNPSIVVEGELGYLPGGSDIHKEVKINIIDLTEPEQAKEFIKKTGVDSLAIAIGNIHGMKEGGDDPHLYLDRLEDIRRAVPGVFLVLHGGSGTPREDMQKAIKSGIVKININTEIRVAYKNALKEFLEENLDEVKPYKILSPAMEAVRKVVEDKIKLFGSDSKA from the coding sequence ATGAAACCAATAGAAATAATGGAAAAAGCGCATATTGGCAGATATGCAATCGGACAATTCAATATCTCTACTGATGAGCAGATAACTGCTGTAATCGAAGCAGCCAAGAATTTAAATTCACCTGTAATCATCGGCACTTCGGAAGGTGAGAGAGATTTCATCGGCGTTGACCAGGTAGTTGCTCTAGTTAAAACCTGGCGAGAAGAAACAGGGCTGCCGATTATTTTAAATGCTGACCATTGCAAGGATTTCAACAGCGCTAAAGAGGTGATTGATGCTGGATATGACAGCGTTCATTTTGACGGGTCTAAGTTGCCATTCAAGGAAAACATAGAAATCACCGAGCGAGTGATGGAGTATGCTAAAAGCGTCAATCCATCAATTGTAGTTGAAGGAGAATTGGGGTACTTGCCCGGCGGCTCTGATATTCATAAAGAAGTTAAGATAAATATTATTGATTTGACTGAGCCGGAACAGGCAAAAGAATTTATTAAAAAAACAGGAGTTGATTCTTTGGCTATTGCCATAGGAAATATCCACGGAATGAAAGAGGGCGGTGACGACCCGCATCTGTATCTTGATAGGTTAGAAGACATCAGAAGAGCTGTGCCGGGCGTATTTCTTGTTTTGCACGGCGGATCAGGAACTCCGAGGGAAGATATGCAGAAAGCGATTAAATCAGGAATAGTTAAAATAAACATCAATACGGAAATCAGGGTTGCTTACAAAAACGCATTAAAAGAATTCCTGGAAGAGAATCTGGATGAAGTGAAGCCGTATAAAATTCTTTCTCCGGCAATGGAAGCAGTAAGGAAAGTTGTTGAAGACAAGATAAAACTTTTCGGTAGCGACAGCAAGGCTTGA
- a CDS encoding bifunctional hydroxymethylpyrimidine kinase/phosphomethylpyrimidine kinase, whose protein sequence is MKNYDFIGIGDIVTDAFIKIKEATVEDEKDGATKICMNFGDKIPYEDVFIIPAVGNSANASVSAARLGLKSALITNLGDDYYGKECLDVLKKEKVGTEFLKIHKNKKTNYHYVLLFNEERTILIKHEDFSYSLPDIGSPKWIYLSSLGPNSLEFHKEIEKYLDAHPEVKLAFQPGTYQMKFGASALAGIYKRTTVFTCNKEESQRILETKEEDIKKLLSGIHNLGPKIVAITDGKRGAYLYNDNKMWFMPIYPDPKPPINRTGAGDAFSSTFTIAILLGKSPEEALRWGPVNSMGVTQQIGARAGLFTRKKLEEILSNAPADYKPKII, encoded by the coding sequence ATGAAAAATTACGATTTTATCGGCATAGGAGATATTGTAACCGATGCCTTTATCAAAATAAAAGAAGCTACAGTTGAAGACGAAAAAGATGGAGCAACAAAAATCTGCATGAATTTTGGCGATAAAATTCCTTATGAGGATGTTTTTATAATTCCTGCTGTCGGTAATAGCGCCAATGCTTCTGTGAGCGCTGCGCGGCTCGGTCTGAAAAGCGCTTTAATTACTAATCTCGGAGATGATTATTACGGCAAAGAATGCCTTGATGTTTTAAAGAAAGAAAAAGTCGGGACGGAATTCCTGAAAATCCATAAGAACAAAAAGACAAATTATCATTATGTTCTTCTTTTTAATGAAGAAAGGACTATTTTAATTAAACATGAGGATTTCTCATATTCTCTTCCTGACATCGGGAGTCCAAAATGGATTTATCTTTCATCTCTGGGCCCGAACTCCCTTGAATTCCATAAAGAAATAGAAAAATATCTAGATGCGCATCCTGAGGTCAAACTTGCGTTTCAGCCCGGAACTTACCAGATGAAATTCGGGGCATCTGCCTTGGCTGGAATCTATAAAAGAACCACTGTTTTCACCTGCAACAAAGAAGAATCACAGAGAATTTTGGAAACCAAAGAAGAAGATATTAAAAAATTACTCAGTGGAATACATAATCTTGGGCCGAAAATTGTAGCTATTACTGACGGGAAAAGAGGCGCTTACCTCTATAACGACAATAAAATGTGGTTTATGCCCATATATCCTGATCCAAAACCGCCGATTAACCGTACTGGCGCAGGCGACGCCTTTTCCTCAACATTTACAATTGCGATTTTATTAGGCAAGAGTCCCGAAGAAGCATTAAGATGGGGGCCAGTGAATTCAATGGGGGTTACTCAGCAAATAGGAGCGAGAGCAGGATTATTTACCCGTAAAAAACTTGAGGAGATATTATCAAATGCTCCTGCTGATTATAAGCCAAAAATAATATAA
- a CDS encoding ribulose-phosphate 3-epimerase, whose product MTKQIIPTILVKTFKEVKEKIKAVENYVDWIQLDIMDGVFVGNKTWPYAEGKISDLKKISACGRPAVGWKTKVKLEAHLMVQNPEKVIDKWLKNVDRVIVHFESKIEDLENLIKKVHSHKKQIGLAINPETNCRVIAPFLEKIDLVLFMSVRPGLGGQVFEPEVLDKIKALREIWPKGDIGVDGGVNDKNAGKIFAAGANLLCVGNYIFKSENIKQTIEKFK is encoded by the coding sequence ATGACAAAACAAATCATCCCGACAATTTTGGTTAAGACATTTAAAGAAGTTAAAGAAAAAATCAAAGCAGTCGAAAATTATGTGGATTGGATTCAGCTGGACATAATGGACGGAGTTTTCGTGGGTAATAAAACTTGGCCCTATGCAGAAGGCAAGATTAGTGATTTGAAAAAAATATCGGCCTGCGGCCGACCAGCCGTAGGCTGGAAAACCAAAGTTAAGTTGGAAGCGCACTTAATGGTACAGAATCCGGAAAAAGTAATCGATAAATGGCTGAAAAACGTTGATAGAGTGATTGTTCATTTCGAATCAAAAATTGAGGACTTGGAAAATCTGATCAAGAAAGTTCATAGCCATAAGAAACAAATCGGCCTGGCAATTAATCCGGAAACTAATTGCAGGGTTATCGCCCCATTTTTGGAAAAAATTGATTTGGTATTATTTATGTCAGTTCGGCCAGGATTGGGTGGGCAGGTGTTTGAGCCGGAAGTTTTAGACAAGATTAAGGCATTGCGAGAGATTTGGCCAAAAGGGGATATCGGAGTTGACGGCGGAGTGAATGACAAAAATGCAGGGAAAATATTTGCTGCCGGGGCCAATCTTTTATGCGTAGGGAATTATATTTTCAAAAGCGAAAATATTAAACAAACAATAGAAAAATTTAAATAA